In Elephas maximus indicus isolate mEleMax1 chromosome 7, mEleMax1 primary haplotype, whole genome shotgun sequence, the following proteins share a genomic window:
- the LOC126079688 gene encoding olfactory receptor 1013-like has protein sequence MEEKNFTKVKEFILLGFTVDLRLQRGLFFIFLIIYVISLLGNITLISPICADSRIHTPMYFFIGNLSFLDLWYSTVYTPKILVTYISEDKSISFAGCLAQFLFSAGLGYSECYLLAAVAYDRYVAISNPLIYSQAMSLRLCTSLVAASYLGGFINSTIITSETFTLNFCSNNIIDDFFCDLPLLVKLACDVKDSYQAVLYFLLATNVIAPTVLIVASYLFIIAAILKIRSTQGHLKAFSTCGSHLTPVTLYYGSILFIYSRPTTSYTLERDKLVSVLCTVVFPVLNPLIYSLRNKDVKYALKKMLDRAKFS, from the coding sequence ATGGAAGAGAAAAATTTTACCAAAGTGAAGGAGTTCATACTTTTAGGGTTTACAGTCGATTTGAGGTTACAGAGAGGGCTCTTTTTCATCTTCCTCATCATTTATGTCATCAGTCTCTTAGGGAACATCACCCTGATTTCTCCGATCTGTGCTGATTCACGGatccacacacccatgtatttcTTCATTGGGAACCTGTCATTCCTGGATCTCTGGTATTCCACTGTCTACACCCCAAAGATCCTAGTGACCTACATCTCTGAGGACAAAAGCATCTCCTTTGCTGGCTGCCTGGCTCAGTTCCTCTTCTCTGCTGGGCTGGGATATAGTGAGTGTTACTTGTTGGCTGCCGTggcttatgaccgctatgtggccatctccaATCCCCTGATTTATTCCCAAGCTATGTCCCTAAGGTTATGTACCAGTCTTGTTGCAGCTTCATACCTTGGTGGCTTTATTAACTCAACCATCATCACCAGTGAAACATTTACTCTGAACTTCTGTAGCAACAATATCATTGAtgatttcttctgtgatcttcccCTACTTGTGAAGTTGGCATGTGATGTAAAGGACAGTTATCAGGCTGTGCTATATTTCTTACTTGCCACCAATGTCATTGCTCCCACTGTACTTATTGTTGCCTCCTACCTCTTCATCATCGCTGCCATCTTGAAGATTCGCTCCACCCAAGGCCACCTCAAGGCCTTCTCCACTTGTGGCTCTCACCTGACACCTGTCACCTTGTATTATGGCTCCATTCTCTTCATTTACTCCAGGCCAACCACTAGCTATACCCTTGAACGGGATAAATTGGTGTCAGTGCTCTGTACTGTGGTGTTTCCGGTGTTGAACCCCTTGATCTATAGCTTAAGGAATAAAGATGTCAAATATGCCCTGAAGAAAATGTTAGACAGAGCAAAGTTTTCTTAA